Proteins found in one Clostridium kluyveri DSM 555 genomic segment:
- a CDS encoding Crp/Fnr family transcriptional regulator, whose amino-acid sequence MIKSYIEIIKDSPLFYGIKKEELFYLLQCLTPKIHSFSKNECIVNSGESVDRFGIVLEGEAIILKENSEGNRVIISVVKKGDLFGEMLVFSSRKIWPATVRVQNTCKVLFLTNSDLIARCGKMCPWHTAMLQNFMNVISDKALLLNKKVEYLSIKSIRGKICSYLLEQYQNAKNNTIILPLKRNELADFLNVSRPSMSREMCRMRDEGIIDFHLSTFKIKDIQALQSFCEY is encoded by the coding sequence ATGATAAAATCATATATTGAAATAATAAAAGATTCTCCTTTATTTTACGGCATAAAAAAAGAAGAACTCTTTTACTTGTTACAATGCTTAACTCCTAAAATACATAGTTTTAGTAAAAATGAATGTATAGTAAATTCAGGTGAATCAGTTGACAGATTTGGTATAGTTTTAGAAGGGGAAGCAATTATCCTCAAAGAAAACTCTGAAGGAAATAGAGTAATTATTTCTGTAGTAAAAAAAGGAGATTTATTTGGGGAAATGTTGGTATTTTCAAGTCGTAAAATATGGCCGGCAACAGTGAGAGTACAGAACACTTGCAAAGTTCTATTTCTTACAAACTCAGACCTTATAGCTAGATGTGGAAAGATGTGTCCATGGCATACCGCAATGCTGCAAAATTTTATGAATGTAATATCAGATAAAGCATTATTATTGAATAAAAAAGTTGAATATCTTTCAATTAAAAGTATACGGGGCAAAATATGTTCATATTTGTTGGAACAATATCAAAATGCCAAAAACAACACTATAATTTTACCCTTAAAGCGGAACGAACTCGCTGATTTTTTAAATGTATCAAGACCATCTATGTCAAGAGAAATGTGCCGAATGAGAGATGAAGGTATAATTGATTTTCATTTGTCTACATTTAAAATAAAGGATATTCAAGCCTTGCAGAGCTTTTGCGAATATTAA
- the hcp gene encoding hydroxylamine reductase, translating to MSNMFCFQCQEAAGGKGCTVKGVCGKTADVAKAQDLLVYVTKGLAVVSNEGRKVGVIDANVDKYITESLFATITNANFDRQVLLNRVKETLKLRKELKDKVIKVGGQLGETKGISGIFKKLLKTASSEITITDAAVWSSDNISEFDAKAEQVGVLATKNEDIRSLRELIIYGLKGLSAYMKHAMNLGYNDVEVHGFIAKALAATLDDSLSADDLVALSLEAGKYGVTTMALLDKANTETYGNPEITKVNIGVRNNPGILISGHDLKDLQMLLEQTEGTGVDVYTHGEMLAGQYYPEFKKYAHFAGNYGNAWWKQGEEFEKFNGVILMTTNCVIPPKNSYKNRLFTTGATAVPGCKHIQADEAGNKDFSELIAMAKKCSAPTEIEKGEIVGGFAHNQVLALADKVVDAVKTGAIKRFFVMAGCDGRAKSRNYYTEFAEKLPKDTVILTAGCAKYKYNKLELGDIGGIPRVLDAGQCNDSYSLVVIALKLQEAFGLDDVNKLPISYNIAWYEQKAVIVLLALLHLGVKNIHLGPTLPAFLSPNVAKVLIENFKIAGIGTVDEDLKLFLE from the coding sequence ATGTCAAATATGTTTTGTTTTCAATGTCAGGAAGCTGCAGGGGGAAAGGGATGTACTGTAAAAGGTGTATGCGGGAAAACCGCAGATGTAGCAAAAGCTCAGGATTTATTGGTTTATGTAACAAAGGGATTGGCAGTAGTGAGTAATGAAGGAAGAAAAGTTGGAGTAATTGATGCTAATGTGGACAAGTATATAACGGAAAGCTTATTTGCTACAATTACTAATGCTAACTTTGATAGACAAGTACTTTTAAATAGGGTAAAGGAAACTTTAAAATTAAGAAAAGAATTAAAAGATAAAGTTATAAAAGTTGGTGGACAACTTGGAGAAACCAAGGGTATTAGTGGAATATTTAAAAAGTTATTAAAAACGGCATCAAGTGAAATCACTATTACTGATGCAGCAGTATGGTCATCTGATAATATTAGTGAATTTGATGCTAAGGCTGAGCAAGTTGGGGTATTGGCAACTAAAAATGAGGATATAAGGAGCTTAAGAGAACTTATAATATATGGCCTTAAGGGCCTATCAGCATATATGAAGCATGCTATGAACTTAGGATATAATGATGTAGAGGTTCATGGATTTATAGCTAAGGCTCTAGCTGCCACATTAGATGATTCATTATCAGCGGATGATTTAGTTGCACTTTCATTAGAAGCAGGAAAATATGGTGTCACTACTATGGCTTTACTTGATAAGGCTAATACGGAAACCTATGGAAATCCTGAAATTACAAAAGTTAATATTGGAGTTAGAAATAATCCGGGGATACTGATTTCCGGCCATGATTTGAAGGATCTTCAGATGCTATTAGAGCAGACAGAAGGAACAGGAGTAGATGTTTATACTCATGGTGAAATGCTTGCAGGACAGTATTACCCAGAATTCAAGAAGTATGCTCACTTTGCAGGAAACTATGGAAATGCATGGTGGAAGCAGGGAGAAGAGTTTGAAAAATTCAATGGAGTAATTTTAATGACTACAAACTGTGTAATCCCTCCAAAAAATTCATATAAGAATAGATTATTCACCACAGGGGCAACTGCTGTACCGGGCTGCAAGCATATTCAAGCAGATGAAGCTGGAAATAAGGATTTTTCAGAATTAATTGCTATGGCTAAAAAATGCAGTGCTCCAACTGAAATAGAAAAGGGAGAAATTGTGGGTGGATTTGCTCACAACCAAGTATTGGCTCTTGCTGATAAAGTTGTAGATGCTGTTAAAACTGGTGCAATAAAGAGATTTTTTGTAATGGCTGGTTGTGATGGTAGAGCAAAATCAAGAAACTACTATACTGAATTTGCAGAAAAGCTGCCTAAGGATACAGTTATATTAACTGCAGGATGTGCAAAATACAAATATAACAAACTGGAACTTGGAGATATCGGTGGAATACCAAGAGTACTTGATGCAGGCCAGTGTAATGATTCATATTCACTAGTTGTAATTGCATTAAAACTTCAGGAAGCATTTGGATTGGATGATGTTAATAAACTTCCAATATCCTATAATATAGCATGGTATGAGCAAAAAGCTGTAATAGTATTATTAGCATTATTACACCTTGGGGTTAAAAACATTCACCTAGGACCAACGCTTCCAGCTTTTCTTTCACCAAATGTGGCTAAAGTCTTAATAGAAAACTTTAAAATAGCGGGAATTGGAACTGTTGATGAAGATTTAAAACTGTTTTTAGAATAA
- a CDS encoding biotin transporter BioY, with amino-acid sequence MRNTRNLILVAMFAALTAIGAFIRIPIPYVPFTLQYLFCALAGIILGSKLGALSQIVYVIIGLVGVPVFTEGGGFNYIFKPTFGYLIGFIIAAYVIGKIRENVKELTFIKAIFMLLSGLFFIYLFGVVYLYISYNLYLGKNISFYFAFFYGFVVCIAGDLVLTIFTAYISTKILPALTKSGHINI; translated from the coding sequence ATGAGAAATACAAGAAATTTAATTTTAGTAGCCATGTTTGCAGCTTTAACAGCAATTGGAGCATTTATTAGGATACCAATACCATATGTTCCTTTTACTCTGCAATATCTATTTTGTGCTTTAGCTGGTATAATTTTAGGCTCAAAGCTAGGGGCTTTATCACAAATAGTTTATGTTATTATTGGACTTGTTGGTGTACCTGTCTTTACTGAAGGAGGTGGCTTTAATTATATATTTAAACCTACTTTTGGCTATCTTATAGGTTTTATTATAGCGGCTTATGTCATAGGTAAAATAAGAGAAAATGTTAAAGAGCTAACTTTTATCAAGGCAATATTTATGCTGCTCTCAGGTTTGTTTTTTATATATTTATTTGGAGTGGTATATTTATATATTAGTTATAATTTATATTTAGGGAAAAACATTTCCTTTTATTTTGCATTTTTTTATGGTTTTGTAGTTTGCATAGCTGGAGATTTGGTACTAACGATATTTACGGCCTATATTTCAACAAAAATATTACCTGCATTAACAAAAAGTGGACATATTAATATATGA
- the bioD gene encoding dethiobiotin synthase, translating to MAKGIFIVGTDTDIGKTVVTAGLMHVLRSRGYNAVYFKAALSGALEIDNKLIPSDTKLVSDVSKLEEPYENITPYVYRTGVSPHLAARLENNPMDLDIVKEKYVYLKEKYDFIIAEGSGGIVCPLIDDGRGVYTIGNLIKDLNMSVIIVASAGLGTINHTVLTAKYIENLGIKIEGIIINKYEKDLFYDDNIGMIEKITKLPIVAKLKNIKDMNDNEIEAIRIHSEKAFSAENIIKHMEQL from the coding sequence ATGGCTAAGGGTATATTTATAGTTGGGACGGATACTGATATTGGTAAGACTGTTGTAACTGCTGGACTTATGCATGTTCTGAGGAGCAGGGGATATAATGCTGTTTACTTTAAAGCAGCCCTAAGTGGTGCTTTAGAAATAGACAATAAGCTTATTCCTAGCGATACTAAGCTTGTAAGTGATGTGAGTAAATTAGAAGAACCCTATGAAAATATCACACCTTATGTTTATAGGACTGGAGTATCTCCTCACCTTGCAGCAAGGTTGGAGAATAACCCCATGGATTTAGATATAGTAAAAGAAAAATATGTTTATTTAAAGGAAAAGTATGATTTTATAATTGCTGAGGGCAGTGGTGGAATAGTGTGTCCATTGATAGATGATGGAAGAGGAGTATATACTATTGGAAATCTTATTAAGGATTTAAATATGAGCGTTATTATTGTGGCAAGTGCTGGGCTTGGAACAATAAATCATACAGTGCTTACAGCAAAATATATAGAAAATTTAGGGATTAAAATTGAAGGCATTATAATAAACAAATATGAAAAGGATTTATTTTATGATGATAATATTGGAATGATAGAAAAAATCACTAAACTACCTATTGTAGCAAAGCTTAAGAATATAAAGGATATGAATGATAACGAGATAGAAGCTATAAGAATACATTCTGAAAAGGCGTTTAGTGCTGAGAACATAATAAAGCATATGGAACAATTATAA
- the bioA gene encoding adenosylmethionine--8-amino-7-oxononanoate transaminase: MNDYVKRDLKYIWHPCGQMKDYEEFNPIVIEKGEGVWLYDIEGNRYLDCVSSWWTNTLGHSNKRINETIKKQIDNIEHVIFANFSNKPAVDLSEKLVNITPDRLAKVFFSDNGSSAVEIALKMSFHYHMQKGNTKKKRFAALSDAYHGETLGALSVCDIDEYNKIYNPLLLDTIRVEGPDCYRCRYGCTRDNCNAECFADMEKCMEEKHDEISAVIIEPMVQGAAGMKIYSPNYLEKLRKICDKYDVHLIADEIAVGFGRAGEMFACNHAQISPDFMCLSKGISAGYMPMSVVMTTDEIYDCFYGDYNEQKAFLHSHTYAGNATSCAIALESLKILEEDNIIENNRKKGNLIKKLTLEKAKVSKHIGEVRNIGMITAVEIVKDKFTKKNYPWEMRVGYEIYKIALSKGLLLRPIGNVLYFIPPYIINEEEIKFMVNKCFQSIEEYFIENKL, from the coding sequence ATGAATGACTATGTAAAAAGAGATTTAAAATACATATGGCATCCTTGTGGACAAATGAAGGATTATGAGGAATTTAATCCTATAGTTATAGAAAAGGGAGAAGGGGTTTGGCTTTATGATATTGAGGGAAATAGATATTTAGACTGTGTATCATCTTGGTGGACAAACACCTTAGGTCACAGTAATAAAAGAATTAACGAGACTATAAAAAAACAGATAGATAATATTGAACACGTTATATTTGCAAATTTTTCGAATAAGCCTGCAGTAGATTTATCAGAAAAGCTGGTAAATATAACGCCAGATAGACTAGCGAAAGTATTTTTTTCTGATAATGGTTCTTCAGCGGTAGAAATAGCTTTAAAGATGAGTTTCCATTATCATATGCAAAAGGGAAACACTAAAAAGAAAAGATTTGCGGCTTTGAGCGATGCATATCATGGAGAAACTTTAGGTGCTTTGTCTGTTTGTGATATTGATGAGTACAATAAGATATACAACCCTCTTCTTTTAGACACTATAAGAGTAGAGGGGCCAGATTGTTATAGGTGTAGATATGGCTGTACTAGAGATAATTGTAATGCAGAGTGCTTTGCAGATATGGAAAAATGTATGGAAGAAAAACATGATGAAATAAGTGCTGTAATAATTGAACCAATGGTTCAAGGAGCTGCAGGTATGAAGATATATTCACCTAATTATTTAGAGAAACTGCGTAAAATCTGTGATAAATACGATGTGCATCTTATTGCAGATGAGATTGCAGTTGGTTTTGGCAGAGCTGGAGAGATGTTTGCTTGTAATCATGCCCAAATAAGTCCAGACTTTATGTGCCTTTCAAAGGGAATTTCTGCGGGATATATGCCTATGTCCGTGGTTATGACAACAGATGAAATATATGATTGCTTCTATGGTGATTATAATGAGCAAAAAGCATTTCTTCACAGCCATACCTATGCAGGTAATGCCACAAGTTGTGCCATTGCCTTAGAAAGTTTAAAAATATTAGAAGAGGATAATATTATTGAAAACAATCGAAAAAAAGGTAATCTAATAAAAAAACTTACATTGGAAAAGGCAAAAGTATCAAAACATATAGGTGAAGTTAGAAATATAGGTATGATAACAGCTGTTGAAATAGTAAAAGACAAGTTCACCAAAAAAAACTATCCTTGGGAGATGAGAGTAGGGTATGAGATTTATAAGATTGCTCTTAGTAAGGGGTTATTATTAAGACCTATTGGAAATGTTCTTTATTTTATTCCTCCATACATTATTAATGAAGAGGAAATAAAATTTATGGTAAATAAATGCTTCCAAAGTATAGAAGAGTATTTTATAGAAAATAAATTATAA
- a CDS encoding CotS family spore coat protein yields MDLLSEENVKEHVLPKYNMANADITRIKFKDTNKQRAVYKISYLNKNYCLKKVYFDEGNLLFVYSAIEWLFRNNINVPRILPTIHKERFVKYNNMLFILTPWIDGIKCDYDNSSHLFSTTLNLAKMHNRSKNFIPIDKSYKRNNFQNIYTSFEKHFRQLLNCSNLSFRYQDKFSKLFLKNFEVNSTLAEIALTVSSNINYNNLTTSLCHLDYVNKNIIFDNNNKIWVIDFDKCSIDYCSHDLSYFLRRFLKRNNINWDLNTAIKCLSLYEEVSSLTLDDYKYIISYLSFPQKFWKISRDYYNNITKCNMSSFFYLLKKASNNTINQLEFTIGLGKYTEKKFNTTIN; encoded by the coding sequence ATGGATTTATTGTCTGAGGAAAATGTAAAAGAACATGTACTGCCTAAATACAATATGGCAAATGCAGATATAACCAGAATTAAATTTAAAGACACAAACAAACAAAGAGCAGTGTATAAAATATCTTATTTAAATAAAAATTATTGCTTAAAAAAAGTATATTTTGACGAAGGAAATTTGCTCTTTGTATACTCCGCAATAGAATGGCTATTTAGAAATAACATAAATGTTCCGAGAATATTGCCCACAATTCACAAGGAACGCTTTGTAAAATACAATAATATGCTTTTCATATTAACACCCTGGATAGATGGTATAAAATGCGATTATGACAACAGTTCCCATTTATTTAGCACTACTTTAAACCTAGCAAAAATGCACAATAGATCTAAAAACTTTATTCCAATAGATAAAAGTTATAAAAGAAATAATTTTCAAAATATATATACATCCTTTGAAAAACATTTTAGACAACTTTTAAATTGTTCAAATTTATCTTTCAGATATCAAGACAAATTTTCTAAATTATTTTTAAAGAATTTTGAAGTCAACTCCACCTTAGCAGAAATAGCACTTACAGTATCTTCTAATATAAACTATAATAATTTGACTACTTCCCTTTGTCACTTAGATTATGTAAATAAAAATATAATATTCGATAACAATAATAAAATTTGGGTAATAGATTTTGATAAATGCAGCATAGATTATTGCTCTCATGATTTATCTTACTTCTTAAGAAGATTTCTAAAGAGAAATAATATTAACTGGGATTTAAATACAGCTATAAAATGCTTATCTCTTTACGAAGAAGTCTCCAGTTTAACTTTGGACGATTATAAGTATATCATTTCTTACCTATCCTTTCCTCAAAAATTTTGGAAAATATCCAGAGACTACTATAATAATATAACAAAATGCAACATGAGTTCTTTTTTTTATTTATTAAAAAAAGCTTCTAATAATACTATTAATCAATTAGAATTTACAATAGGCCTCGGAAAATATACAGAAAAAAAATTTAATACTACAATTAATTAA
- a CDS encoding deoxyguanosinetriphosphate triphosphohydrolase produces MNIRQKIEDKEKLMLIKEAAFSSNSKGRKINEEKDNIRTDYMVDRDRIIHSKSFRRLKHKTQVYIKTQGDHYRTRLTHTLEVNQIGKSIGKGIGLNEDLIEAIAMGHDIGHVAFAHSGEELLNKLLPRGFNHSENSVRVLTKIEKLGLGLNLTEEVLDGILNHSGFSSKSKAMTLEGQVVRYSDKIAYINHDIDDSIRAGLLEDEQIPSYSVKILGNTNSERIDTLVKDCIYTTIENIEKGVREVSLSEEVFEALNTLREFMFKKIYRGNILEDERNKAKFVLEQVFNYFLKNPDKMPEFYIGIVENEGLYRGVSDYIAGMSDDYCIMQFNNIYMPKFVIY; encoded by the coding sequence ATGAATATAAGACAAAAAATAGAAGATAAAGAAAAGTTGATGCTAATAAAAGAAGCTGCTTTTTCTTCTAACAGCAAGGGAAGAAAGATAAATGAAGAAAAAGACAATATTAGAACTGATTATATGGTAGATAGAGATAGAATAATACATAGCAAGTCTTTTAGGAGACTTAAACATAAAACTCAGGTATATATAAAGACTCAAGGGGATCATTATAGAACCAGGCTTACCCATACATTGGAAGTAAATCAAATAGGTAAAAGTATAGGTAAGGGGATAGGATTAAATGAAGATCTAATAGAAGCCATAGCAATGGGACATGATATAGGCCATGTAGCTTTTGCCCACAGCGGAGAAGAATTATTAAATAAACTTTTGCCTAGAGGATTTAATCACAGTGAAAATAGTGTACGTGTACTTACCAAAATAGAAAAACTAGGTTTAGGATTAAACTTAACTGAAGAAGTTTTAGATGGAATATTAAATCACAGTGGTTTTTCAAGTAAGTCAAAAGCTATGACATTAGAGGGACAGGTAGTTAGGTATAGTGATAAAATAGCCTATATAAATCATGATATAGATGATTCTATAAGAGCAGGACTGTTAGAAGATGAACAGATTCCTTCATATTCAGTGAAAATACTAGGAAATACTAATAGTGAAAGAATAGACACACTTGTGAAAGATTGCATTTATACTACTATAGAGAACATTGAAAAAGGAGTGAGAGAGGTATCTCTAAGTGAGGAAGTATTTGAAGCCTTAAATACACTAAGGGAATTTATGTTTAAAAAAATCTATAGAGGTAATATACTTGAGGATGAGAGAAATAAAGCTAAATTTGTACTAGAACAAGTATTTAATTATTTTTTAAAAAATCCAGATAAAATGCCTGAATTTTATATAGGTATTGTTGAGAATGAAGGACTTTATAGGGGAGTATCAGATTATATAGCTGGTATGAGTGATGACTATTGTATTATGCAATTTAATAACATATATATGCCTAAATTTGTTATATATTGA
- the dnaG gene encoding DNA primase: MISEDVIQRIKEENDIVDVISEKVKLKRSGRNYLGLCPFHNEKTPSFSVSRDKQIYKCFGCGEAGNVITFIMKSQNLNFLEAIELLADRVNIDIDLSKNKNNRKSTFENLYKLNVEAARYFFYSLNKNKSAKSYLLNRGITEHTIIKFGLGYSNDSWNHMMNFLKDKGFTELDMVSNGLIIKSEKGNYYDRFRNRIMFPVFDYRGKIIGFGGRVLDNSKPKYLNSPETPLFKKGVNLYGLNFAIKSNTSRTLIIVEGYMDCISLHQYGIKNVVASLGTALTVNQAKLMAKYVDKVILSYDADKAGEIATLRSMSILKNVGLEVKILSIPQGKDPDEFIRNNGRESFMELIQEADDLIEYRIKNIKKNIDFNNSQDIAKYTEKVLKILVELNPIEREIHIKKLWEDTGIKEQILHDMLNINAQKNVKKDVNMNIDMGFGQKLYLEPAYLKAERAFLKLILENDEAFKYSLNKIGNGELILESHKKIYEYIIENMKYDDAQKRKKYIELKCVDIDTSKEWINIMETEVQYDNEEWMNMLHNFINRIKKYKLEEYKKNIIGKIKEYESKGNLEESLKFAQQLMGIQKRIGEIQ, encoded by the coding sequence GTGATATCGGAAGATGTCATTCAAAGAATCAAAGAGGAAAATGACATAGTAGATGTAATATCTGAAAAGGTAAAGCTAAAAAGATCAGGTAGGAATTATTTGGGGCTATGTCCCTTTCATAATGAAAAAACTCCCTCTTTTAGTGTGTCTAGAGATAAGCAAATATATAAATGTTTCGGATGTGGAGAGGCAGGCAATGTAATAACTTTTATAATGAAGTCACAAAATTTAAACTTTTTAGAAGCAATAGAATTGTTGGCAGATAGAGTAAATATAGATATAGACTTAAGTAAAAATAAAAATAATAGAAAAAGTACATTTGAGAATTTATATAAGTTAAATGTAGAGGCAGCTAGATATTTTTTTTATTCTCTAAATAAGAATAAATCCGCTAAATCATATCTATTAAACCGGGGTATAACGGAACATACCATAATAAAATTTGGTCTTGGATATTCTAATGATAGTTGGAATCATATGATGAATTTTTTAAAAGACAAAGGATTTACAGAGTTAGATATGGTTTCAAATGGACTTATAATTAAAAGTGAAAAAGGAAATTATTATGATAGATTTAGAAATAGAATAATGTTTCCGGTATTTGACTATAGGGGAAAGATAATAGGATTTGGAGGTAGGGTATTAGATAATTCAAAGCCCAAATACTTAAATTCACCAGAAACTCCTTTATTTAAAAAAGGTGTAAATCTCTATGGGTTAAATTTTGCTATAAAAAGCAATACATCTAGAACTCTCATAATTGTAGAAGGGTACATGGATTGTATATCTCTCCATCAATATGGTATAAAAAATGTTGTAGCTTCTTTAGGAACAGCTCTTACTGTAAATCAGGCAAAGCTCATGGCAAAATATGTAGATAAGGTAATATTATCCTATGATGCGGATAAGGCAGGTGAAATAGCTACATTGAGAAGTATGAGCATACTTAAAAATGTAGGCTTAGAGGTGAAGATTCTATCTATACCTCAGGGAAAAGATCCAGATGAATTTATTAGAAATAATGGAAGAGAATCATTTATGGAGCTTATACAAGAAGCTGATGATTTAATAGAGTATAGAATTAAAAATATAAAAAAGAATATAGATTTCAATAATTCACAAGATATTGCAAAGTATACAGAAAAAGTGTTAAAAATATTGGTCGAGTTAAATCCCATAGAAAGAGAAATACATATAAAGAAGTTATGGGAAGATACAGGTATAAAGGAACAGATACTTCATGACATGTTGAATATAAATGCACAAAAAAATGTAAAAAAAGATGTAAATATGAATATAGATATGGGTTTTGGACAAAAATTATATTTAGAACCCGCATATTTAAAGGCAGAGAGAGCTTTTTTGAAGCTTATACTAGAAAATGATGAAGCTTTTAAATATAGTTTGAATAAAATAGGAAATGGTGAACTTATACTAGAAAGTCATAAAAAAATATATGAATATATAATTGAAAATATGAAGTATGACGATGCACAAAAAAGAAAAAAGTATATAGAATTAAAATGTGTAGATATAGATACGTCTAAAGAATGGATAAATATTATGGAAACAGAAGTTCAATATGATAATGAAGAATGGATGAATATGTTACATAATTTTATAAATAGAATAAAAAAATATAAATTGGAAGAATATAAAAAAAATATTATTGGAAAAATAAAGGAATATGAATCTAAAGGAAATTTGGAAGAATCTCTGAAGTTTGCACAACAGTTGATGGGAATACAAAAAAGAATAGGTGAAATACAGTAA
- the rpoD gene encoding RNA polymerase sigma factor RpoD, with translation MKDKSAKVKLVKKLIEKGKKNGTLTYKEIMDELQEVDLSPQQIEKIYEVLESMGIEVNGDMNELELNEKNLDLSVPEGIAIDDPVRMYLKEIGKVPLLLPEEEMSLAKKIEEGDQIAKKKLAEANLRLVVSIAKRYVGRGMLFLDLIQEGNLGLIKAVEKFDYRKGFKFSTYATWWIRQAITRAIADQARTIRIPVHMVETINKLIRVSRQLLQELGREPHAEEVAKIMEMPVDKVREIMKIAQEPVSLETPIGEEEDSHLGDFIPDDEAPAPAEAAAFTMLKEQLINVLDTLTPREEKVLRLRFGLDDGRARTLEEVGKEFNVTRERIRQIEAKALRKLRHPSRSKKLKDYLD, from the coding sequence ATGAAAGATAAAAGTGCAAAAGTAAAATTAGTTAAGAAGCTCATAGAAAAAGGTAAAAAAAACGGCACTTTAACTTATAAAGAAATAATGGATGAATTACAAGAAGTAGATTTAAGTCCACAGCAAATAGAAAAAATATATGAGGTACTTGAATCTATGGGAATAGAAGTGAATGGAGATATGAATGAGCTAGAATTAAATGAAAAAAATTTAGATTTATCGGTTCCAGAAGGCATTGCCATAGATGATCCCGTAAGAATGTATCTAAAGGAAATAGGTAAAGTACCTTTGCTTTTACCTGAAGAAGAAATGTCCCTTGCAAAAAAAATAGAAGAAGGAGATCAAATTGCCAAAAAGAAATTAGCAGAAGCTAATTTAAGACTAGTAGTCAGTATAGCAAAAAGGTATGTGGGAAGGGGAATGCTTTTTTTAGATTTAATTCAGGAAGGGAATTTAGGTCTTATAAAGGCGGTGGAAAAATTTGATTATAGGAAAGGATTTAAGTTTAGTACTTATGCAACCTGGTGGATAAGGCAGGCAATTACAAGGGCAATAGCAGATCAGGCTAGAACTATAAGAATACCAGTTCATATGGTGGAAACCATAAATAAGCTTATAAGAGTTTCAAGACAGTTACTTCAAGAACTGGGAAGAGAACCGCATGCAGAGGAAGTAGCTAAGATAATGGAGATGCCCGTGGATAAAGTCAGGGAAATTATGAAAATAGCACAGGAACCAGTATCGTTAGAAACTCCAATTGGAGAAGAAGAAGATAGCCATCTGGGAGACTTTATACCTGATGATGAGGCTCCGGCTCCAGCAGAAGCAGCAGCTTTTACTATGCTTAAAGAACAGCTCATAAATGTACTGGATACTTTAACTCCAAGAGAGGAAAAAGTATTAAGGTTAAGATTTGGATTAGATGATGGAAGAGCAAGGACTTTAGAAGAAGTGGGAAAAGAATTTAATGTAACTAGAGAAAGAATAAGGCAGATAGAGGCAAAAGCACTTAGAAAGTTGAGACATCCAAGCAGAAGTAAAAAATTAAAGGATTATCTAGATTAA